The genomic DNA GCCAGGacatgaaaattccaagatctctgtctcaccaaagacaaatgacaaagactgactttgaccagatgcagagcgtgctgcaagtcaataaaagtggacgccatcacgGAGACGCTCTTACGAGTTGCCGTCCACTTCTTATTAAGATGCGTCAGCACATTCAGACCTTggatttgatgtcaaccaaggtgtgggatcCTGGATTAATGCCACATGTCCGATGTGGTTGTTTGAATGGTTAGAACAGTCATGGATCACTATAGTTTTGGTCTTTCAGTGACATCACTCTgctcttttttccccaccaaACTCCATTGTATTTATTAAAGGGCCAAAACCGAGACCtaaatattaaagaaaagtCTTTTGTTTTCCGGTTTTGACCTCGTAAAGTCTCGTGAGCTCACAGCTTTAGCCGTGTCTTATTTCTGCACtaaacacatgtatgtaaacCAGACGAGGCTGCTCTCCCAGCAGGTGGTGATGACTCactcactacacacacacacacacacgcgagcatgtggttgttattatttatttattatgtgtgtgGTGGGAGGGTGAGGACGGGTGAGGGAAGAGCCTGAGGGGAGACTTTGTTGACCCAGAAATCTGCCGTCCAGAGCAACAACAGGCTGTTTGTCACCACCCTGGagctggttttattttttttacgacaGAACAGACATTAATAATGAAGGAATGAAGTTACAGtacctcttttatttttttaatcgatCAGACTCGTGGACCGAGAAGCCTGCGTTTGGCACCGGGCTGGACGAACACCTGAAGAGGAGCGGGCGAGAGGTCGCTCTGCCGTTAGAAGCCTGCGTCATGATGCTTCTGGAGACTGGCATGAAGGAAGAGGTGAGGAAACCACACAtgactccatccatccatgttaCTCCATCAGTACACTTGATGcacctgtaaaagaaaaagtttgttAAGTGAGATGTCAAAAGCAACGGTTTTCCTCAGGAGTGACTCACATTCACAAGGAAATTCCTACAGAAAATgcagttgggaatgctgagaaCTCATCCAACATCTGCATTAACAAGGCAAAGCCACGTAGagctaaaaaaagaagaagtagaaaatggaaaaaacaatgtttgaaaaTGCTGACTCAATATTCCCAAATAAGAGAAATTCTGCTGATTTGGCATTCCCAACCAAGTCCAAATATacctcagcattcccaacttaATCATAATTCTGAAAAGGCATTCCTTTACAATTAGCATGTACAACGTATAAAAATGCTAATTTAGCATTTCCAGTTAAATCCCAAAATACGTAGAGTTTGCATTCCCAACTAAATCACAAATAGCTCAGGCAGCATTCCCAACCACATCAGTGTTCACTTCAGCATctaaaactaaatgtaaaaaGATGACACAAAATCTCActtactgtacctttaaaagtCACGCGAAGCGAGCGTCGATTCTTGTTTATTCAAACAACCGTGACCAACGTTTAAACTGTTTGTTCCCACGAACACAGAAGTGGAGGACGTGGGTGGACACAGCGACTGTAAACACGGGAAACAGAGACACTGATTTATTTCAGCGTGATGTCGTTACAAATTTAGAAGACAATAGAATCCACTTGTCTCCGCCGCTCCATAAATCacaaccttttttgtttttagtacaTGTGCAGGCCAAAAACAGGGAGCGAGTGCGGGgttgactgtgaatgtgtgtgtttttgtggcctTTATTCATCACACTGAGAGACGAGTCTGTGTCATTACAGCGTGAAGAGCCTCTTTGTTTATGTGTCGCAGTAAAGAGAGCGcggggtgtgtttgtttgtctgttctcTTTAAGGTTTCATTATGTGCAGCTGGCAGAGGCAGTTTatggagtcacacacacacacacacacacacacacactctttatcTGTGCGAGTGTGTATCGtcattgtagtgtgtgtgtgtgtgtgtgtgtgtgtgtgctggacgTGTTACTGTggtttatttgtcttttctctctgtgtaaCAGGGTCTGTTCAGAATCGCAGCAGGAGCATCCAAGCTAAAGAAGCTAAAGGCGGCGCTGGACTGTTCCACGTCACAACTGGAGGAGTTCTACTCCGACCCCCATGCTGTTGCTGGTACGTCCCAAAAACCACAGCAACACAGGTGGAACAAAAACCTTCATGATACGCGTGATAccgataatatcacgatacgatacgagATCCACTACACCGATAGTATCACGATACaatacagtatgtggtccacAATACCGATAATTTCATGATACGATACAGTACGATGTCTGTAATACtgataatatcacgatacgtTGTCCACAAttccaataatatcatgatacaataCAATAGGTGGTCTGTGATAccgataatatcacgatacgcTACAATATGTGGTCCATAATATCACGATATGATACATAGTCCACAATAccgataatatcacgatacgcTACGTGGTCCACAAttccaataatatcatgatacaataCAATAGGTGGTCTGTGATAccgataatatcacgatacgcTACAATATGTGGTCCATAATATCACGATATGATACATAGTCCACAATAccgataatatcacgatacagtaCGTGGTCCACAAttccaataatatcatgatacaataCAATACGTGGTCcgtgataccaataatatcgcgatACCACAATATATTGCCAGACAACCATATCGCGATACACCATGATATCTTgaacaatgatttaaaaagtctaaaaagttaaaaaggtcattttgtaaaccgttcactctcccattccaaatcccatagagaaaatcgtcCATTTTCCataacagcacacaggagctgttatGGAAAATGGACGATTTTCGATCTATTTTTGATCTACTACTGCCTCTATAATTAACTTCTAATGTGTAGTTTTGGGTTCTTGGTGATTGAAATCCttcaatttaatttactttAGTGACATAAACTtaacaaatgaggcagcagtaaaccagcagctcctgtttccctctgagttaaaaacactgattttctttatggactttggtgtggcacAGTGAGCGCTTGGTGAGGCTTTTGATAAATATgcgtcagtacctcatacaacctcTGAGTGACGTTTTATGTCCTGGAAAAGTGGATTAAAGgttggaaaatgtgtgttttcaggagcTCTGAAGTCTTACCTGAGGGAGTTGCCGGAACCTCTAATGACCTTCCAGCTTTATGATGAATGGATCCAGGCGTCGAGGCAAGGCTCATAACATAATCACTGTAAAACTGATTTATTACTGCTCTGCTATCAggcacagtacacacacacgtgtgcaggATGTGGGTCACTGGGTCATGTAAGtgttacacagactttgttCGTTTCCATGTTTCCAGTGTGTCGGACCCAGACAAGAGGCTGCAGGCGCTCTGGGTCGTTTGTGATAAGCTACCAAAGAACAACAAAACCAACCTGAGGTGAGTTTGTTTACTCTTGAACCACGAGCACAGTGAGCGTGaagtatttcctgtttttaacgCGTGTTTCGCtcgtgtgtgtgcaggtatcTGGTGAAGTTTTTAGCCAAACTGGCTCAGGACAGCGAGGCCAACAAAATGACTCCCAGCAACATCGCCATTGTCCTGGGACCCAATCTGCTGTGGGCCAAGACCGAGGGGTGAGAggtccaataataataataataataataataataatacaataacgTGCTTTATCAGGGAGTTCTTGGGCTGAAACTGATATGTCCCTTTATTTAATCTATTCTGTAGTGGAGTTGACATAATATTTTACAGTTGTACATAAACATTTCCTTAATTTTTCTAAATCTTAGTGTGTTTACCGACATCCTGGTTAATCCTGGTTAATCCCAGTTTTTTTGTCGTGTATGTTTCAGTTGAAATGGTCACATGTTTgcttggtgtgtttgtgtttcttacCAGGACTCTGGCTGAGATGGCTGCAGCTACCTCTGTGCACGTGGTGGCCATCGTGGAGCCCATCATCCAGCACGCTGACTGGTTCTTTCCTGAGGGTGCGTTCCCCATCTGGAGTTACCGGTGCATCCTGCGTTTCACGTTTTCCttcaataaaaacttaaaaactagAACTGCACACAGTCATGATAGGGCCGAGcagagcagcagttctctgacCTCACCGTCTCCCACACTCGGTACAAGAAACGCGTTCGGACGACTTCGCTCATTTACGTCGGGTACTAATGGCCAAAATGAAATGTCTCACCACGTATTTAATatcacattacatgtcatttagcagacgcttttatccaaagcgtcTTGTAAAAAAGTCGGTTGACAAACGCGCTCGGACGAGTTGGCTTATTTAGCGcgtcgccatggttacggtcgacttttttgtccgTCTTGGTCTCGAACATCTTCTCACCAAGTGTGGGGATatttggtggaactcaattttgcctgtTTTCACCTGAGGGGGCGCTATATTCACCAGAACGCTCCCAGCTTTTGAACGTTCTCTAATCTTGCTGTACTCGTTCCTGTGCTTGTCTGTTTGCTCAGAGGTGGAGTTTAACGTGTCGGGGATGTTTGCGATGCCCGTCCCCGCCtcaaaccacaacaaccacCTGGACTACGACAGCGGCACCATCGAGAGGAAGAGGCCCGGCAGCGCGATGGGACCAGACGGCGACACGTCACGCAAGGACAAGTAATAACCGTCCTCTGCAGCCGCTTTATAACCTGCCGTCTCTGTCCCCACACACGTTAATCCTCACTGTGGACATAATCATTTACCTGTTAATCCAGTcgctttttgtctttttgcttCTTGTAAAATGTGGGGCTCATTTTTTACTGACTTCTCACTGTGGGTTGTGGTGATTCTCTCCTCCCGGTCCCGTCTCTGTCTCCCCTGCTCTCCCTGTGCAGCACCACCCCTAACAAGCACTCGGACCACACCCTGCGTAGAGGCAGTAACACCTTAGGTAGAAAGCAGCACACCTCACCTGCCTTCCAGCCTCCTTTACCCCCTGTGGAGGCTCCAGCAGGGCAGGGCCCCGTGGCCGGGCCGCTCCCCCTGCCCCTGGCcgagcctcagcctcagccacaGGCTCCTCCAGGGGGTTCAGGGCCTGACGCGGGTCAGCATAGCTTGGCGCAGGGTTTGGCCGCTCTCGCAGCCGCTCAGCAGCTTCTAGCCCAGCACACAGAAGAGCTCAGGTAAGAGCTGCTCTCCTGCTTCTCTGCTGCTGGGGGGGAATAACACAGCATGACGTATGACGTGTTTTTACCACTCGGTAACGACTCAAAATGGATTCGAGCCACTTAGCAAAAGTCTCACCTGATAAAATCTAAAGTCTCCTTAAGTCCATATTATGTGTTTGACAACGTTTTACGGCCGGAAACCTACGTTTgtgaaccgctcactctcccgcaccaaagcccagagagaaaagcagcgtttttagcttgtgaggacacaggagctgatgCTCCACGGCTGCCTCGTTTGTTACgtttgtgccactgaggttAATCTAGAAGAAGGATTTCACACAGCGGAGTCGAGCTCGTGAGGACTTACTGAcggaggcggcagtggatcagtggatcagtggatcagcagctcctgtttgcATTGCTGTTCAATTGCAGGTTTtttctatgggctttggtgcagagaCACAGTCTTCACTTTCATTTCACTGAGAGAAAAAGCTCCAAACATCAAGTGTTGCTTTTACTagttgagccttttgttaagtggctaaaataatTAACTATAACattaaagtacagatacagactgtagactcctcctcctcctcctcatcatctctCGGTCACTCTGGGTTCCACTCGTTGTTTCTCTcacattcaaataaaaccaCAAGTTTTTCTTGCACCGCCACCAGTCGCAGCTATGCAGACGCGTCTGAAGTCGTCCCACAGAACCAGCACAACAAAGGCTGCTGTCATTGTGCTCGCAGTCACACTTCCCATCATCCTCTCTGCTTCCCAAATCTCTGGACTCAGCAGGAACTTCACATTAACCGGCTCAAACcgctctgaaaaaaaaaagcctgcacTGTTGAGTCCGTGATTCAAGTCTTTGTATGATTAAAAGCCGGTGAAAGGACGACATTCACGACGTCCAGCTGATTGTGATGGGAGAGTGAATCAGATTAAACAGAGATtacaacacagctgctgaaaaaTCATCCTGAATCCACTTTAACAGCCTAAAAATCAATGAGATCAACATGtcagatgtttttaaaaagcctttatttaatcatttctcTTTCATTTACTCTGAAGTAACCCAAAGCTACGAGACTCCACAGCCGCGCCGACGCCTCTGCTCCAGAGGAACGGctctggagcaggaggaggaggaggagcaggaggaggaggcggccaGGCTGCAGGACAGCTGGGCACCGGGACATCAGGAGCCGGATCCATGGGGCCAAGTCCTCATATGATGCGCAGAGGTGAGAGATCAACTCTCTGACGGTTTgcagacacaggaagtgacagttCTGGTGAAGATATCGCAGCTTTTATCACTTTTCTAACATAAAATACGACTTTTTCTGGATTAATAATCCCTGTATAGTCCAGATTCACgcttaatacatttttatgtgaCGTCTTATTTGAAATACCTCATAATTACACATCTAACCTCCGTAAACATCTGTacggaataaataaatgagacatAATAAAACACTAGTGATTTGTTTTAACTGCAtttcaaacaaagaaactaCTTAAACCACAAAAACAGCTAATTAGAGCATAACATCGCACATTATTTATAGCCATACCGTCATTAAAAGACTTCAAttcataaatgaattaaaacttaatcttatgcatgttatttaaaacaaacgtaaataaatcttaactaaaggTTCGGGAAAATTAGtttttggggacccaaaaataATCTTACGTGACCcctctgtgggtcccgacccggCCTTTGGGAACCGCCTACTGCAAAAACAGGAAGTAGCTGCACTTTGCACACGTGTAGAACAAATTTAGTTTCAGGTACGAATCGCGTGGTGAAGCTAAATGTAACTCAGCCCTCAGATTATTCAGATTATTGTGATTTTCCTGCTCTGAGCTGACAAAATGGCCGCAGGagtaaaataatgatttttctCTTCCGGTTCCTCAGGTACAAAGAAacaggctccgcctcctcccaAACCCACCAACCCTCCTCCCTGTCAGCCATGTAATCCACTCAAccacgcctcctcctcctctccgaCGCCCAGACCGCTGTCCAGCCACTCCCCCACCTCGCCGTCCTCGCATCCGTGTGCCACGCCCAGACGCCACTCCAGCAACCAGCCGCCGCTGCACGCGCCCAGCCACCCGCCGCCCGAGCCGCCCACCCAGTCCAGTCCCCCGATGCCGCTCGCGTCGCTCGCTCAGTCCGGCGCGGACGCGTCGCCTCCGAGCACGCCGACGCCTCCGGACACGCCTCCTCCGACCTCGGCTGCCGCCGGCCAGGACGCGGCCGCTCCTCCGTCTCCGTCTCCGTACCAGACCGGCTCCCTCCCGCGACCGCGGCCCGTCCCC from Solea solea chromosome 21, fSolSol10.1, whole genome shotgun sequence includes the following:
- the arhgap17a gene encoding rho GTPase-activating protein 17a isoform X2 — protein: MTNQSPTFDAFLRKKRGAKEPKMKKQFNRMKQLANQTVGRAEKTEVLSDDLLQIERRMDLVRVVSHNTHKRMVSCLQGHIGADAEKRHSVPRLYTGNGQKKLPLTALSQAMVEGGNQLGEDSLIGKMMEVCGEAENRLSSELMQHELQIEKDVLDPLSQLAEVDIPNILKQRKQLAKLVLDYDSARARWLQATKSIISGTNTQALTAKADLLKEEVDEAMNKVELCKDQLAADMYSFSSKEGDYACYFVTLLEAQADYHRKSLSLLESVLPTIQAQQDSWTEKPAFGTGLDEHLKRSGREVALPLEACVMMLLETGMKEEGLFRIAAGASKLKKLKAALDCSTSQLEEFYSDPHAVAGALKSYLRELPEPLMTFQLYDEWIQASSVSDPDKRLQALWVVCDKLPKNNKTNLRYLVKFLAKLAQDSEANKMTPSNIAIVLGPNLLWAKTEGTLAEMAAATSVHVVAIVEPIIQHADWFFPEEVEFNVSGMFAMPVPASNHNNHLDYDSGTIERKRPGSAMGPDGDTSRKDNTTPNKHSDHTLRRGSNTLGRKQHTSPAFQPPLPPVEAPAGQGPVAGPLPLPLAEPQPQPQAPPGGSGPDAGQHSLAQGLAALAAAQQLLAQHTEELSNPKLRDSTAAPTPLLQRNGSGAGGGGGAGGGGGQAAGQLGTGTSGAGSMGPSPHMMRRGTKKQAPPPPKPTNPPPCQPCNPLNHASSSSPTPRPLSSHSPTSPSSHPCATPRRHSSNQPPLHAPSHPPPEPPTQSSPPMPLASLAQSGADASPPSTPTPPDTPPPTSAAAGQDAAAPPSPSPYQTGSLPRPRPVPKPRNRPSIPPPPQPNTPGGDANGVCASALKTTDPVMSFKGLSRVLIPEFSAEQQPAMSLSSSSSSCFLSLPKDCDLDSESTVL
- the arhgap17a gene encoding rho GTPase-activating protein 17a isoform X4, whose protein sequence is MTNQSPTFDAFLRKKRGAKEPKMKKQFNRMKQLANQTVGRAEKTEVLSDDLLQIERRMDLVRVVSHNTHKRMVSCLQGHIGADAEKRHSVPRLYTGNGQKKLPLTALSQAMVEGGNQLGEDSLIGKMMEVCGEAENRLSSELMQHELQIEKDVLDPLSQLAEVDIPNILKQRKQLAKLVLDYDSARARWLQATKSIISGTNTQALTAKADLLKEEVDEAMNKVELCKDQLAADMYSFSSKEGDYACYFVTLLEAQADYHRKSLSLLESVLPTIQAQQDSWTEKPAFGTGLDEHLKRSGREVALPLEACVMMLLETGMKEEGLFRIAAGASKLKKLKAALDCSTSQLEEFYSDPHAVAGALKSYLRELPEPLMTFQLYDEWIQASSVSDPDKRLQALWVVCDKLPKNNKTNLRYLVKFLAKLAQDSEANKMTPSNIAIVLGPNLLWAKTEGTLAEMAAATSVHVVAIVEPIIQHADWFFPEEVEFNVSGMFAMPVPASNHNNHLDYDSGTIERKRPGSAMGPDGDTSRKDNTTPNKHSDHTLRRGSNTLGRKQHTSPAFQPPLPPVEAPAGQGPVAGPLPLPLAEPQPQPQAPPGGSGPDAGQHSLAQGLAALAAAQQLLAQHTEELSNPKLRDSTAAPTPLLQRNGSGAGGGGGAGGGGGQAAGQLGTGTSGAGSMGPSPHMMRRGTKKQAPPPPKPTNPPPCQPCNPLNHASSSSPTPRPLSSHSPTSPSSHPCATPRRHSSNQPPLHAPSHPPPEPPTQSSPPMPLASLAQSGADASPPSTPTPPDTPPPTSAAAGQDAAAPPSPSPYQTGSLPRPRPVPKPRNRPSIPPPPQPNTPGGDANGVCASALKTTGEC
- the arhgap17a gene encoding rho GTPase-activating protein 17a isoform X3, encoding MTNQSPTFDAFLRKKRGAKEPKMKKQFNRMKQLANQTVGRAEKTEVLSDDLLQIERRMDLVRVVSHNTHKRMVSCLQGHIGADAEKRHKKLPLTALSQAMVEGGNQLGEDSLIGKMMEVCGEAENRLSSELMQHELQIEKDVLDPLSQLAEVDIPNILKQRKQLAKLVLDYDSARARWLQATKSIISGTNTQALTAKADLLKEEVDEAMNKVELCKDQLAADMYSFSSKEGDYACYFVTLLEAQADYHRKSLSLLESVLPTIQAQQDSWTEKPAFGTGLDEHLKRSGREVALPLEACVMMLLETGMKEEGLFRIAAGASKLKKLKAALDCSTSQLEEFYSDPHAVAGALKSYLRELPEPLMTFQLYDEWIQASSVSDPDKRLQALWVVCDKLPKNNKTNLRYLVKFLAKLAQDSEANKMTPSNIAIVLGPNLLWAKTEGTLAEMAAATSVHVVAIVEPIIQHADWFFPEEVEFNVSGMFAMPVPASNHNNHLDYDSGTIERKRPGSAMGPDGDTSRKDNTTPNKHSDHTLRRGSNTLGRKQHTSPAFQPPLPPVEAPAGQGPVAGPLPLPLAEPQPQPQAPPGGSGPDAGQHSLAQGLAALAAAQQLLAQHTEELSNPKLRDSTAAPTPLLQRNGSGAGGGGGAGGGGGQAAGQLGTGTSGAGSMGPSPHMMRRGTKKQAPPPPKPTNPPPCQPCNPLNHASSSSPTPRPLSSHSPTSPSSHPCATPRRHSSNQPPLHAPSHPPPEPPTQSSPPMPLASLAQSGADASPPSTPTPPDTPPPTSAAAGQDAAAPPSPSPYQTGSLPRPRPVPKPRNRPSIPPPPQPNTPGGDANGVCASALKTTGEYPVMSFKGLSRVLIPEFSAEQQPAMSLSSSSSSCFLSLPKDCDLDSESTVL
- the arhgap17a gene encoding rho GTPase-activating protein 17a isoform X5, yielding MTNQSPTFDAFLRKKRGAKEPKMKKQFNRMKQLANQTVGRAEKTEVLSDDLLQIERRMDLVRVVSHNTHKRMVSCLQGHIGADAEKRHSVPRLYTGNGQKKLPLTALSQAMVEGGNQLGEDSLIGKMMEVCGEAENRLSSELMQHELQIEKDVLDPLSQLAEVDIPNILKQRKQLAKLVLDYDSARARWLQATKSIISGTNTQALTAKADLLKEEVDEAMNKVELCKDQLAADMYSFSSKEGDYACYFVTLLEAQADYHRKSLSLLESVLPTIQAQQDSWTEKPAFGTGLDEHLKRSGREVALPLEACVMMLLETGMKEEGLFRIAAGASKLKKLKAALDCSTSQLEEFYSDPHAVAGALKSYLRELPEPLMTFQLYDEWIQASSVSDPDKRLQALWVVCDKLPKNNKTNLRYLVKFLAKLAQDSEANKMTPSNIAIVLGPNLLWAKTEGTLAEMAAATSVHVVAIVEPIIQHADWFFPEEVEFNVSGMFAMPVPASNHNNHLDYDSGTIERKRPGSAMGPDGDTSRKDNTTPNKHSDHTLRRGSNTLGRKQHTSPAFQPPLPPVEAPAGQGPVAGPLPLPLAEPQPQPQAPPGGSGPDAGQHSLAQGLAALAAAQQLLAQHTEELSNPKLRDSTAAPTPLLQRNGSGAGGGGGAGGGGGQAAGQLGTGTSGAGSMGPSPHMMRRGTKKQAPPPPKPTNPPPCQPCNPLNHASSSSPTPRPLSSHSPTSPSSHPCATPRRHSSNQPPLHAPSHPPPEPPTQSSPPMPLASLAQSGADASPPSTPTPPDTPPPTSAAAGQDAAAPPSPSPYQTGSLPRPRPVPKPRNRPSIPPPPQPNTPGGDANGVCASALKTTG
- the arhgap17a gene encoding rho GTPase-activating protein 17a isoform X6, translated to MTNQSPTFDAFLRKKRGAKEPKMKKQFNRMKQLANQTVGRAEKTEVLSDDLLQIERRMDLVRVVSHNTHKRMVSCLQGHIGADAEKRHSVPRLYTGNGQKKLPLTALSQAMVEGGNQLGEDSLIGKMMEVCGEAENRLSSELMQHELQIEKDVLDPLSQLAEVDIPNILKQRKQLAKLVLDYDSARARWLQATKSIISGTNTQALTAKADLLKEEVDEAMNKVELCKDQLAADMYSFSSKEGDYACYFVTLLEAQADYHRKSLSLLESVLPTIQAQQDSWTEKPAFGTGLDEHLKRSGREVALPLEACVMMLLETGMKEEGLFRIAAGASKLKKLKAALDCSTSQLEEFYSDPHAVAGALKSYLRELPEPLMTFQLYDEWIQASSVSDPDKRLQALWVVCDKLPKNNKTNLRYLVKFLAKLAQDSEANKMTPSNIAIVLGPNLLWAKTEGTLAEMAAATSVHVVAIVEPIIQHADWFFPEEVEFNVSGMFAMPVPASNHNNHLDYDSGTIERKRPGSAMGPDGDTSRKDNNPKLRDSTAAPTPLLQRNGSGAGGGGGAGGGGGQAAGQLGTGTSGAGSMGPSPHMMRRGTKKQAPPPPKPTNPPPCQPCNPLNHASSSSPTPRPLSSHSPTSPSSHPCATPRRHSSNQPPLHAPSHPPPEPPTQSSPPMPLASLAQSGADASPPSTPTPPDTPPPTSAAAGQDAAAPPSPSPYQTGSLPRPRPVPKPRNRPSIPPPPQPNTPGGDANGVCASALKTTGEYPVMSFKGLSRVLIPEFSAEQQPAMSLSSSSSSCFLSLPKDCDLDSESTVL
- the arhgap17a gene encoding rho GTPase-activating protein 17a isoform X1; translated protein: MTNQSPTFDAFLRKKRGAKEPKMKKQFNRMKQLANQTVGRAEKTEVLSDDLLQIERRMDLVRVVSHNTHKRMVSCLQGHIGADAEKRHSVPRLYTGNGQKKLPLTALSQAMVEGGNQLGEDSLIGKMMEVCGEAENRLSSELMQHELQIEKDVLDPLSQLAEVDIPNILKQRKQLAKLVLDYDSARARWLQATKSIISGTNTQALTAKADLLKEEVDEAMNKVELCKDQLAADMYSFSSKEGDYACYFVTLLEAQADYHRKSLSLLESVLPTIQAQQDSWTEKPAFGTGLDEHLKRSGREVALPLEACVMMLLETGMKEEGLFRIAAGASKLKKLKAALDCSTSQLEEFYSDPHAVAGALKSYLRELPEPLMTFQLYDEWIQASSVSDPDKRLQALWVVCDKLPKNNKTNLRYLVKFLAKLAQDSEANKMTPSNIAIVLGPNLLWAKTEGTLAEMAAATSVHVVAIVEPIIQHADWFFPEEVEFNVSGMFAMPVPASNHNNHLDYDSGTIERKRPGSAMGPDGDTSRKDNTTPNKHSDHTLRRGSNTLGRKQHTSPAFQPPLPPVEAPAGQGPVAGPLPLPLAEPQPQPQAPPGGSGPDAGQHSLAQGLAALAAAQQLLAQHTEELSNPKLRDSTAAPTPLLQRNGSGAGGGGGAGGGGGQAAGQLGTGTSGAGSMGPSPHMMRRGTKKQAPPPPKPTNPPPCQPCNPLNHASSSSPTPRPLSSHSPTSPSSHPCATPRRHSSNQPPLHAPSHPPPEPPTQSSPPMPLASLAQSGADASPPSTPTPPDTPPPTSAAAGQDAAAPPSPSPYQTGSLPRPRPVPKPRNRPSIPPPPQPNTPGGDANGVCASALKTTGEYPVMSFKGLSRVLIPEFSAEQQPAMSLSSSSSSCFLSLPKDCDLDSESTVL